The sequence GGGAGTGGGACGACACCCCGCACGACTTCGGCCGGATCGCCGCCATGACCGCCAAGCAGGTGATCCTCCAGCGGTTGCGGGAGGCCACCGACGAGGTGCACTTCGGTGAGTACGTCGGCCGCGAGGGTGACCTGGTCACCGGCGTGGTGCAGGCGCACGAGACGCGTACCGAGAAGGGCATCGTCAGCGTCGACCTGGGCAAGCTGGAGGGCGTGCTGCCGCAGTCCGAGCAGGTGCCCGGTGAGCGGTACGCGCACGGCGAGCGGGTCCGCTGCGTCGTGGTGCACGTGGCCAAGGGCATGCGCGGGCCGCAGATCACCCTGTCCCGGTCGCACCCGGCTCTGGTCAAGAAGCTGTTCGCGCTGGAGGTGCCGGAGATCGCCGACGGCACCGTGGAGATCGGTGCGATCGCCCGTGAGGCGGGCCATCGCACGAAGATCGCCGTCCGCTCCACCACCCCCGGGGTGAACGCCAAGGGCGCCTGCATCGGCCCGATGGGTCAGCGGGTGCGTGCCGTGATGAGCGAGCTGCACGGTGAGAAGATCGACATCATCGACTGGTCGGACGACCCGGCCACCTTCGTCGGTAACGCTCTGTCGCCGGCCAAGGCGCTGCGGGTCGAGGTTGTCGACCTGGCCGGTCGAGCCGCCCGGGTGACCGTTCCCGACTTTCAGCTCTCGCTCGCGATCGGTCGGGAGGGGCAGAATGCCCGACTCGCGGCCCGATTGACCGGTTGGCGAATCGACATTCGGTCCGATGCGGAGCAGACGGCGCCGGCAGCGCGTGGGGGAACTGATCACGTGCGGGAGCCGGGCGGCGCGATCTCGGGCAGCTAGGGGTAGACTTCCTCCAGTGGTACGACGCGCGCAGCCGGAGCGCACCTGTGTGGGTTGCCGGCAACGTGCGCCGGCCAGCGAATTGCTGCGGATCGTCGCGGTCAGGGACGAGGCTGGTCACAGCCTCCGGCCTGATCCGCTCCGCAGGCTGCCGGGTCGGGGAGCGAACATGCACCCGGATCCGGCCTGCTTCGCGCTGGCGGTGCGGCGCCGCGCCTTCGGGCGTGCGCTGCGCAGCACCGAGGTCCTCGACCACGGTGTGCTGGCGGAGCACGTCGATGCGCCAACCACTACGTCCGGTCAGCCCGACCGGGCGAGGGTCGCTAGCAGGGTAGGACGACCGACATGAGCACACGATGAAGTCCCTGAAATGACCAGGCTTCAAGTGCACGAGTGAGGTCGCTGCGGGTGCTGCCCGCACGACCTCGGAGTGAGGAGTGCAGTGGCAGGCAAGGCCCGCGTACACGAGCTTGCAAAAGAGCTCGGGGTCGAGAGTAAGACCGTTCTCGCCAAGCTGAAGGAAATGGGCGAGTTCGTGAAGTCCGCGTCCAGCACCGTCGAGGCGCCCGTCGCCCGTCGGCTGCGGAACGCATTCGTCGCGTCCGCCGGAGCCCCGGCTCCGGCCGCCCCGTCGGCGCCCGCGTCGACGCCGGCTTCAAACCCGACCCCGACGCCAACCCCGACCCCGGGCGCGCCCCGGGTCTCGGCCAAGCCGATGCCGCCTCGGCGGCCGGCCGCGCCGGCACCCGGTCCGAAGCCCAAGGGTCCGGTTCCCGGTGCGCCGCAGACGGCGACCCCGGTCGCCAAGCCGGCGAGTGCCCACGACATCGAGGTGGCGGCCGCGGAGGCGCGTGCCGCCGCGCTGAAGGCTGAGCAGGAGGCCGCGGTCAAGGCCGCGCAGGCCGCCCGCCAGCAGCAGCGGGACAACCCCGTTCGCCGGGAGCCTCCGGCAGACGGTGGCAACCGCCCCGGCCCTCGGCCGGGTCCTGCGGCGATGCCGCCCCGTCCCGGTTCGCCGGCAGCTCGTCCGAGCACGCCGGCTCCCGGTCCGGGTGCCCGGCCGGGCGGTCGTCCGCCGGCGCGCGGTGCCGGTAACAACCCGTTCGGCATCCAGGGTGGCCAGCAGCAGCGGCCCCCGGCCGCCGGTGCGGGTGGCCCTCGTCCGAACAGCCCGGCGGGCATGCCGCCGCGGCCGAGCCCGAACTCCATGCCGCCGCGGCCCAGCCCGGCGTCCATGCCGAGCCAGCGTCCGGCTGCCGGTCGCCCCGGTCCCGGTGGCGCTGGTCGTCCCGGTGGTGGCGCTGGTCGCCCCGGTGGCGGTGGCGGCGGTTTCCGTGGCGGTCCCGGCGGTGGCGCCGGTGGCGGTGGCGGTTACCGCGGCGGCCCCGGTGGCGGCGCGGGTGCCGGCGGTGGCGGTGGCTACCGTGGCGGTCCCGGCGGCGGTGGCGGTGCTCCCGGTGGCGGTTTCCGTCCGGGTGCTCCGTCCGGCGGTGGCGGTCGTCCGGGTGCCGGTGGTCGTGGCCGTGGCGGCGGTGCCGCGGGTGCCTTCGGGCGTCCGGGTGGCCGGCCGACGCGCGGTCGCAAGTCCAAGAAGCAGCGCAGACAGGAGTTCGACAACCTGTCGGCTCCGACCATGAGCTCGGGTGCTCCCCGGGGTCAGGGTCAGGTCGTCCGGCTCTCCCGTGGCGCCTCGCTGTCGGACTTCGCCGACAAGATCAACGCCAACCCGGGTTCGCTGGTCCAGGAGATGTTCAACCTGGGCGAGATGGTCACCGCGACCCAGTCCTGTTCTGACGACACCCTGCAGCTGCTGGGTGAGCACCTGGGCTTCGACATCCAGATCGTCAGCCCGGAGGACGAGGACCGCGAGCTGCTTGCGCAGTTCAACATCGACCTCGACGCGGAGGTGGCCGAGGAGCGTCTGGTCAGCCGTGCGCCGGTCGTGACCGTCATGGGTCACGTCGACCACGGTAAGACCAAGCTGCTCGACGCCATCCGTAAGGCGAACGTCGTCGCTGGTGAGGCGGGTGGCATCACCCAGCACATCGGTGCGTACCAGGTGCACGTTCCGCACGATGGTGTGGACCGCGCGGTGACCTTCATCGACACCCCGGGTCACGAGGCGTTCACCGCCATGCGTGCTCGTGGTGCCCAGGTGACTGACATCGTGATCCTGGTCGTCGCGGCCGACGACGGCGTGATGCCGCAGACCATCGAGGCGTTGAACCACGCCAAGGCGGCCGACGTGCCGATCGTGGTCGCGGTCAACAAGGTCGACAAGCCGGAGGCCAACCCGGACAAGGTCCGCCAGCAGCTGACCGAGTACGGCCTGGTCGCCGAGGAGTACGGCGGCGAGACCATGTTCGTCAACGTGGCAGCCAAGCCCGGCATCGGCATCGAGGAGTTGCTCGAGGCTGTCCTGCTGACCGCCGACGCGTCGCTGGAGCTGACCGCTCCGATCGACGGGCCGGCGCAGGGTGTGGCCATCGAGGCGCACCTGGACAAGGGCCGCGGTGCGGTGGCGACGGTGCTGGTGCAGAAGGGCACCCTGCGGGCGGGCGACTCGATCGTCGCCGGTGGGGCGCACGGCCGGGTCCGGGCCATGCTCGACGAGAACGGCAACCAGCTCTCCGAGGCTGGTCCGGCGCGTCCGGTCATGGTTCTGGGTCTGACCGCGCCGCCCGGTGCGGGTGACACGTTCCTCGCCGCGGCGGACGACCGCACGGTGCGGCAGATCGCCGAGCAGCGACAGGCACGGCGGCGGGCGGCGGCATTCGCCAACTCCCGTGGTCGGGCCACCCTCGAGACGCTCATGGAGCAGCTCAAGGAGGGCGAGAAGACCTCGCTCAACCTCATCCTCAAGGGCGATGTCTCCGGTTCGGTGGAGGCCCTGGAGGACGCGCTGTTCAACCTCGACATCCCCGAGGAGGTCCAGCTCAAGGTCCTCGACCGGGGCGTCGGCGCGATCACCGAGAGCAACGTCATGCTCGCGAGTGCCTCGTCGGAGCCGGTCACGATCATCGGCTTCAACGTGCGGGCCTCGAACAAGGTCCGTGAGATGGCCGACCGCGAGGGTGTGGAGATCCGGTACTACACCGTCATCTACCAGGCCATCGAGGAGATCGAGGCAGCGCTCAAGGGCCTGCTCAAGCCGGAGTACGAGGAGGCCGAGCTGGGCAGCGCGGAGATCCGCGACGTCTTCCGCTCGTCCAAGATCGGCAACATCTCCGGTTGCATCGTCCGGTCGGGCGTCATCCGGCGCAACGCGAAGGCTCGCCTGCTTCGGGACGGGACGGTCGTGGCGGACAACCTCACGATCACCTCGCTCAAGCGGTTCAAGGACGACGCCACCGAGGTCCGCGAGGGCTTCGAGTGCGGTCTGACCCTGGGTGGTTACAACAACGTCCAGGTCGGCGACGTCATCGAGACCTTCGAGATGCGGGAGAAGGTTCGCGCCTGATCCGGCAGTGACACGCTGATCAAGGGGTTTACGCCACTCGGCGTAAACCCCTTGATCATGCGGGGCGGGTTGGCGGTATCGTCCGGGGCGATGTTCACCGGAACCGCGGTCTTCGACCTGCTGCTGCCGGGCGACTCCAGGTCGCTCAAAGCCAAGAGATCATATGTACGGCCGATCGTGGCGGCGCTGCGCCGCTTCGAGGTGTCGGCCGCCGAGGTGGGTGCGCTCGACCTGCATGGTCGAGCGCAGCTGGCGGTGGCCGTGGTGGCCGCCGAGACGGCGCACGTCCGCGAGGTGCTCGACTCCTGTGAGCGCCTGGTGGCCAATCGCCCCGAGGTCGAGTTGCTGTCGGTCCGACGCCGGCTCTACGGCGTGGACGACGACTGACCATGGTGCCGGCTGTGCCGGGCGACCGGAGCGGCCCCGAAGGTAATGTTCGAGATGTTGGCCGGTCGGCCGGCGGCCTCCGGGCCGCCGGCTCGACCGGGAGCAGGACGCCGTGGAGGTGGCGAGATGTCTGATCCGGCCAAGGTACGCCGGCACGCGGAACGGGTGCGTGAGCTGGTCGCGTCGGTGGTGCGGAGCCAGATCAAGGACCCGCGGCTCGGGATGATCACCATCACCGATGCCCGGATTACCGCTGACCTGCGCGACGCGACGGTGTTCTACACGGTGCTCGGTGACTCGGTGGCCCAGGCGGACACCGCGGCGGCTCTGGAGAGCGCCAAGGGTTTGCTGCGCAGCACTGTCGGCAAGGCGCTCGGGCTGCGCCACTCGCCGACCCTCACGTTCGTCCTCGACGACGTGCAGGACCAGGTCAAGCACATCGACGACCTGCTCGCGGCCGCCCGGAACGCCGACGCCGAGGTGCAGCGGCTCGCCGCCCAGGCGAAGTACGCGGGCGAGGCCCAGCCGTACCGGGTGGACGACGAGACCGATGAGGCCGACGAGACGGACGAGGCCGACGAGGCCTCCGACGTCAAGGAGACCCCGCGGGGTGGGGAAACGCGGTGACCAGCACCGCCAGCGCCCCGCTCGCCGGGGCTGCCGGGCTCGGTCCCGCCGAGGCGGACTGGGCTGCGGCCGAGGCGTTGGTGCGGGCTCTCCCGCCGAGCGGCCGGGTTCTGCTGATCTGCCACATCAACCCGGACGGCGACGCGCTGGGCAGCATGCTCGGCTTCGGTCTGGGCCTGCGGCAGTTCGGCGTACGCGAGCTGCAGGCGACCTTTCCCGGGCCGCCGGAGGTGCCGGAGCCGTTCCGTGGGCTGCCGGGGCTGGACCTGCTGGTCCCGGCGGAGGCCGCCGACCCGGCGCCCGATCTGGTGATCTGCTTCGACGCGGCCAGCGAGTCGCGCCTCGGCGAGCTGGCCGGGCGGTTGTCGTCGGCGGGTGCGGCGCTGGTGTTGGACCACCACGCCTCCAACCCCGGTTTCGGCACTGTCAACCTGGTCGACCCGGGGGCGGCGGCCACGTCGGTCGTGGCCGAACAGTTGCTGGCCCGGCTCGGGGTGGTGGTGGATGAGGCCATCGCCGAGTGCCTCTACGTGGCGCTGACCACTGACACCGGCTCGTTCCGGTTCGAGGCGACCACTCCGGCGGTGCATCAGATGGCCGCCCGGTTGCTGGCGACCGGCATCTCGCCGGGTGACATCTCCCGGCGGGTCTTCGACACCCGGCCGTTCGGCGCGGTCCGCCTCTTCGGTGAGGTGCTCGGCCGGGCTCGGCTGGAGCCGGCCGCGGCCGGGGGTCGGGGGCTGGTCTGGACCTTCGCCACGCTGGACGACCTGGCCCGGCACGACCAGCGGCCGTACGTGCTGGAGGCGCTGATCGACTCGGTGCGCTGCACGGCCGAGGCGGATGTGAGCTGTGTGGTGAAGCAGACCAAACCGGCCGAGTGGGCGGTGTCGATGCGCAGCAAGGGCGCGGTGGACGTCAGTCGGGTGGCTGTCGCGCTGGGCGGTGGTGGGCACACGTTCGCGGCCGGGTTCACCGGTCGGGGCACCGTCGAGCAGGTGGTCGAGTCGATTCGCGGTCAGCTGGACGCGGCGCTGATCGGCTGACGCCGGCCCTGATCGGCGGCCATCGATCGGGCGGTCCCGAAGATCAGGGTCAGCTCCGGGGAGTGTCGGTCTTCCCGCGCTCCGTGAGACCGGGAAGAATTGCGGGATGGAGCAGCCGCACGACCTCACCGTGGAGGCCCCCCGCGCCTGGGACCGGCCCGCCGTCTCCGTTCCCGTCCTCGTCTGCCTGTCGCTCGTCGGTGGCCGGTTCGCGTCCTTCTCCACTGAGGCGAATCTGTTCACCGTCGGCACCGGCGGGGTGCTGATCTGGCTCGGTCTGAGCAACCGGGTGCCCCGTCGGCCGGCGCCGCGCCGGCTGGGCGCGGGTGCGGCCTGGTGGGCGGTGCCGGTGGTGGTCTTCGGGGTCTTCGAGGGCGCGACCTTCGTGCTGGCCGCCGGCGATGACTTCCCCACCTTCTCCCGGTTGGCCGACCCTCTCCTGGAGGATCACCTGACCCGGTCGGCGGTCTGGTTCGCCTGGTTGGCCGCCTTCTGGGGGCTGGTGCGGCGATGATGCGAGCGCTCGCGATCGGCGGCTTCCTCACCGCGCTGGTCCTCTTCGCTGTGGTCGAGTGGATGGCCCGGCGGGAGGGGTCGCGGATCCCCACGCTGGGCGAGGTCTGCGCCTACGTGATGCGCTACGAGGTCGGTTCGGTGCCGGTGGGCCGGATCGGTCTGTTCGGGTTCTGGTGGTGGTTGGGCTGGCACTTCCTGGCTCGCTGAGCCGGGTTGTCGACTGTCCAGATGGCGGGAACCGTGAGCAGTATGTGGACCTGAACGATAACTTGGGAGAAGGCCGGTACCGCCTGGCGGTGCAGGTCATGGGCGGTGGTGCCACACCCCGTACCGCCTCCCTCCAGGGTCGGATCGACCCGGGCTCACGCTGCCCAGTCGGCTGCTCCGGTAACCCCGGACCGCCGTGGGGCGCTCAGCACGACCGCCCGTGAGGGCCGCCGCGTGTCGGCGGCTCACGCCCTGGGAAGAGGAGCGCCACCATGCCGAACAAGCCCAAGCCCGAGACCACCACCGACGACGCCCGCGAGCAGGCCCGCCGCGCGCTGCAGACGTCGATGGACACCCGCCAGTGAGTTAGGGACCGCGCGGGCCGCGACCGAGCCCGCGCTCGCTGGCGACGTAAGCAGTCGCCTGGATTGCGATCCTTACCGCAGCCGTGCCAGGATCGGCGGCGATGAACCACGCCGCCACCGCCCACCGACCCGCCTCGCCCCGGCGGATCGCCGCGCTCGCCCTGCCGGCCCTCGTAGTGCTCGCCGCCGAGCCGCTCTACGTGCTTGTCGACACCGCGGTGGTCGGTCACCTCGGCCGGGTGCCGCTCGCCGCGCTCGCCGTCGGCGGCACGGTCATGACGCTCACCGCCTGGGTGGGCACCGTGGTCGCCTACGGCACCACCGGCCGCGCGGCCCGCCGCTTCGGCGCCGGTGACCGCGCTGCCGCAGTCGCGGAGGGCGTCCAGTCGTCCTGGTTGGCGTTCGGTGTCGGTCTGCTGATCGCGATCGGCATGCAGGTCGGCGGCGGCGCGCTCGCGCGTACCCTCGCCGGGGGTGGTGGCGAGGTGGCCGACGCCGCCGCGCAGTGGCTGCGGATCGCGGCCCTCGGCGCTCCTGGCCTGCTGCTGGCCGCCGCCGGCAACGGCTGGCTGCGCGGTGTGCAGGACACTCGCCGCCCGTTGTTCTTCGTGCTCGGCCCCAACCTGCTCTCCGCGCTGCTCTGCCCGCTGCTGGTCTACCCCGGCGGGCTGGGTCTGGTCGGCTCGGCGGTGGCGAACGTCGTCGCGCAGACGCTCTGCGGGGTGCTCTTCGCCGCCGCCCTGGTCGGCGAGCGCGTGTCACTGCGACCCCAACCCCGCGTGATCCGCCAGCAACTCGTGCTCAGTCGGGACCTGCTGATCCGTGGGCTGGCGTTCCAGGCCAGTTTCCTGTCCGCGACCGCCGTCGCCGCCCGTTTCGGCGCCGCCGCCGTCGGCGCCCACCAGATCGCCCTGCAACTCTGGTTCTTCACCGCGCTGGTGCTCGACGCCCTCGCCATCGCCGCGCAGTCCCTGGTCGGCGCCGCGCTCGGGGCCGGCGACGACGCGGGGGCGCGGGCGCTCGCCCGCCGGATCGGCCTGCTCGGCGGCGTCTGCGGCGTGGCCTTCGCGCTGCTCGTCGCCGCCGGCGCCGGCGTCGTGCCGTCGTGGTTCAGCTCCGATCAGGGGGTACGCGAGCAGGCCATGGTGGCCTGGCCGTGGTTCGTCGTCATGCTGCCGCTGGCCGGGGTGGTGTTCGCCCTCGACGGCGTGCTGATCGGCGCCGGCGACGTGCGTTACCTGCGCAACCTCACCATCGTGGCGGCGCTCGGCGGTTTCCTGCCGGCCATCTGGCTGGCGTACGCGCTCAACCTCGGGCTGGGCGGGATCTGGGCCGGGCTCACAGTGTTCGTGGTGATCCGGCTGGTCGCCCTGCTGCTGCGACTGCGCAACGGCCGTTGGGCGGTGACCGGCGCGGTCCGCTGACCGGCTCGCCATCAGCAGCGCGTGGTGGTCGGCGCGGAGGCTGGGGTCACGCCGGGCGTGCCCACGCACTACGGAGTACGGCCCATCTGGCAGGCTTGGCCGACGTGAGCACCGATGGTCTGATCGTGGTCGACAAGCCCGGCGGCATGACGTCGCACGACGTGGTGGCACGCATCCGCCGACTGGCGAAGACGCGACGGGTCGGGCACGGCGGCACCCTCGACCCGATGGCGACAGGCGTGCTGGTGATCGGTGTCGGCCGGGCCACCCGGCTGCTGACGTACGTGATCGGTGCCGGCAAGAGCTACGCCGGCACCATCCGGCTCGGCCAGACCACCGTCACCGACGACGCCGAGGGCGACGTGACCGCCACAGTGCCCGCCGGGCAGGTGACGGACGAGGCGATCCGGGCGGCGCTGGCCGGGCTGAGCGGCGAGGTCGACCAGGTGCCGAGCGCGGTCAGCGCCATCAAGATCGACGGGCAGCGGGCGTACAAGCGGGTCCGCGACGGGGAGAGCGTCGAGCTGCCGGCCCGGCGGGTCACCATCTCCCGGTTGGAGGTGCTGGCGATCCGCCGTACCGAGCCGGACGTGGTGGACGTGGACGTGGACGTGACCTGCTCCTCCGGTACGTACATCCGGGCCATCGCCCGGGACGCCGGCCTGGCGCTCGGCGTCGGCGGGCACCTCACGGCGCTGCGGCGCACCGCTGTGGGTGGCTTCACCCTCGCCGAGGCGGCGACCCTCGACGAGTTGGAGCAGCGCGCGCCGGACGTGGTGAACCTGCCGCTGGACGCGGCTGCCGACCGGTTCTTCGCGCGCCGGGAGGCGACACCCGACGAGGCCCGGGTGCTCGCCCACGGGGGGCCGCTGGACCCGGCCGGCCTCACCGGGCCGTACGCCGTCTTCGGGCCGGCCGGCGGCCTGATCGCTATCGTCAGCGAGCGGGACGGACGGGCCCGCGCGGAGATCGTGCTCGCCCCGGCCTGACCGCGGGACGCAGGTCCGTCGGCCCGCAGCCGGCGGTGTCGACCCGCCGGCCGGCGGGACAGCAGAGAGGAACGGCATGCAGCGGTGGCGGGGCTACGACGCGGCGCCCGGCGGGTGGGGACGCTCGGTGGTCACCATCGGCGTCTTCGACGGCGTGCACAAGGGGCACCAGGCGACGATCGGGCACGCAGTGGCCCGGGCCCGCGAGTTGGGCGTGCAGTCGGTGGTGGTCACCTTCGACCCGCACCCGGCCGAGGTGGTCCGCCCCGGTTCGCACCCGGCGGTGCTCACCGAGCCGGCCCGCAAGGCTGAGCTGATCGAGGCGCTCGGCGTCGACGTGCTCTGCGTGGTGCCGTTCACCCCGGAGTTCTCCCGGGTGCCGGCCGAACAGTTCGTGCACGACGTCCTGGTCGAGCACCTGCACGCGGCGTTGGTGGTGGTCGGCGGCAACT comes from Micromonospora vinacea and encodes:
- the nusA gene encoding transcription termination factor NusA produces the protein MNIDLAALRALEREREIPFDTILAAIETALLTAYRHTDGAEPHARVEIDRKSGAALVYAQEMDADGSLVREWDDTPHDFGRIAAMTAKQVILQRLREATDEVHFGEYVGREGDLVTGVVQAHETRTEKGIVSVDLGKLEGVLPQSEQVPGERYAHGERVRCVVVHVAKGMRGPQITLSRSHPALVKKLFALEVPEIADGTVEIGAIAREAGHRTKIAVRSTTPGVNAKGACIGPMGQRVRAVMSELHGEKIDIIDWSDDPATFVGNALSPAKALRVEVVDLAGRAARVTVPDFQLSLAIGREGQNARLAARLTGWRIDIRSDAEQTAPAARGGTDHVREPGGAISGS
- a CDS encoding YlxR family protein, with protein sequence MVRRAQPERTCVGCRQRAPASELLRIVAVRDEAGHSLRPDPLRRLPGRGANMHPDPACFALAVRRRAFGRALRSTEVLDHGVLAEHVDAPTTTSGQPDRARVASRVGRPT
- the infB gene encoding translation initiation factor IF-2; translation: MAGKARVHELAKELGVESKTVLAKLKEMGEFVKSASSTVEAPVARRLRNAFVASAGAPAPAAPSAPASTPASNPTPTPTPTPGAPRVSAKPMPPRRPAAPAPGPKPKGPVPGAPQTATPVAKPASAHDIEVAAAEARAAALKAEQEAAVKAAQAARQQQRDNPVRREPPADGGNRPGPRPGPAAMPPRPGSPAARPSTPAPGPGARPGGRPPARGAGNNPFGIQGGQQQRPPAAGAGGPRPNSPAGMPPRPSPNSMPPRPSPASMPSQRPAAGRPGPGGAGRPGGGAGRPGGGGGGFRGGPGGGAGGGGGYRGGPGGGAGAGGGGGYRGGPGGGGGAPGGGFRPGAPSGGGGRPGAGGRGRGGGAAGAFGRPGGRPTRGRKSKKQRRQEFDNLSAPTMSSGAPRGQGQVVRLSRGASLSDFADKINANPGSLVQEMFNLGEMVTATQSCSDDTLQLLGEHLGFDIQIVSPEDEDRELLAQFNIDLDAEVAEERLVSRAPVVTVMGHVDHGKTKLLDAIRKANVVAGEAGGITQHIGAYQVHVPHDGVDRAVTFIDTPGHEAFTAMRARGAQVTDIVILVVAADDGVMPQTIEALNHAKAADVPIVVAVNKVDKPEANPDKVRQQLTEYGLVAEEYGGETMFVNVAAKPGIGIEELLEAVLLTADASLELTAPIDGPAQGVAIEAHLDKGRGAVATVLVQKGTLRAGDSIVAGGAHGRVRAMLDENGNQLSEAGPARPVMVLGLTAPPGAGDTFLAAADDRTVRQIAEQRQARRRAAAFANSRGRATLETLMEQLKEGEKTSLNLILKGDVSGSVEALEDALFNLDIPEEVQLKVLDRGVGAITESNVMLASASSEPVTIIGFNVRASNKVREMADREGVEIRYYTVIYQAIEEIEAALKGLLKPEYEEAELGSAEIRDVFRSSKIGNISGCIVRSGVIRRNAKARLLRDGTVVADNLTITSLKRFKDDATEVREGFECGLTLGGYNNVQVGDVIETFEMREKVRA
- a CDS encoding DUF503 domain-containing protein; this translates as MFTGTAVFDLLLPGDSRSLKAKRSYVRPIVAALRRFEVSAAEVGALDLHGRAQLAVAVVAAETAHVREVLDSCERLVANRPEVELLSVRRRLYGVDDD
- the rbfA gene encoding 30S ribosome-binding factor RbfA, coding for MSDPAKVRRHAERVRELVASVVRSQIKDPRLGMITITDARITADLRDATVFYTVLGDSVAQADTAAALESAKGLLRSTVGKALGLRHSPTLTFVLDDVQDQVKHIDDLLAAARNADAEVQRLAAQAKYAGEAQPYRVDDETDEADETDEADEASDVKETPRGGETR
- a CDS encoding DHH family phosphoesterase; translated protein: MTSTASAPLAGAAGLGPAEADWAAAEALVRALPPSGRVLLICHINPDGDALGSMLGFGLGLRQFGVRELQATFPGPPEVPEPFRGLPGLDLLVPAEAADPAPDLVICFDAASESRLGELAGRLSSAGAALVLDHHASNPGFGTVNLVDPGAAATSVVAEQLLARLGVVVDEAIAECLYVALTTDTGSFRFEATTPAVHQMAARLLATGISPGDISRRVFDTRPFGAVRLFGEVLGRARLEPAAAGGRGLVWTFATLDDLARHDQRPYVLEALIDSVRCTAEADVSCVVKQTKPAEWAVSMRSKGAVDVSRVAVALGGGGHTFAAGFTGRGTVEQVVESIRGQLDAALIG
- a CDS encoding DUF6186 family protein; this translates as MRALAIGGFLTALVLFAVVEWMARREGSRIPTLGEVCAYVMRYEVGSVPVGRIGLFGFWWWLGWHFLAR
- a CDS encoding MATE family efflux transporter, with the translated sequence MNHAATAHRPASPRRIAALALPALVVLAAEPLYVLVDTAVVGHLGRVPLAALAVGGTVMTLTAWVGTVVAYGTTGRAARRFGAGDRAAAVAEGVQSSWLAFGVGLLIAIGMQVGGGALARTLAGGGGEVADAAAQWLRIAALGAPGLLLAAAGNGWLRGVQDTRRPLFFVLGPNLLSALLCPLLVYPGGLGLVGSAVANVVAQTLCGVLFAAALVGERVSLRPQPRVIRQQLVLSRDLLIRGLAFQASFLSATAVAARFGAAAVGAHQIALQLWFFTALVLDALAIAAQSLVGAALGAGDDAGARALARRIGLLGGVCGVAFALLVAAGAGVVPSWFSSDQGVREQAMVAWPWFVVMLPLAGVVFALDGVLIGAGDVRYLRNLTIVAALGGFLPAIWLAYALNLGLGGIWAGLTVFVVIRLVALLLRLRNGRWAVTGAVR
- the truB gene encoding tRNA pseudouridine(55) synthase TruB, encoding MSTDGLIVVDKPGGMTSHDVVARIRRLAKTRRVGHGGTLDPMATGVLVIGVGRATRLLTYVIGAGKSYAGTIRLGQTTVTDDAEGDVTATVPAGQVTDEAIRAALAGLSGEVDQVPSAVSAIKIDGQRAYKRVRDGESVELPARRVTISRLEVLAIRRTEPDVVDVDVDVTCSSGTYIRAIARDAGLALGVGGHLTALRRTAVGGFTLAEAATLDELEQRAPDVVNLPLDAAADRFFARREATPDEARVLAHGGPLDPAGLTGPYAVFGPAGGLIAIVSERDGRARAEIVLAPA